aataagccattttagtcaaaacatGACATGTAATGAACAAACGAGCCTCACATGTAAGGGTTTAGAATATTTATccaggttcattagttgaaagttaggagcgaaaaagATCAATTTGGACCAAagtatgacctataatgatcaaacgagccttttttgtttttttgagggCAAAGATTAGTACACTCCTTAATCAATAGACAATGTATCCATCAGTACATATGGGAAAACCTCCGATGGGCAGTGGTGTTCCCATACTTGGTCAAAACCAAACGACACTAATCTAGCAAGGTGATGGACAACAACATTACCATCCCTTTTGACATGAGACCAACTTACATCATCAAAAGAAGAACCGAAAAATAAAACATCCTcaagaattgagtctaaatccGAGAAATAGGTGGTCATTTTGGTTAAGCGAGATATAACACCTTGGCAATTTCCTTCAATAATCACTCTCCATGGCCAGTACTTTCTAGCCAATTTTACCGCAAGCAACACACTCCTGCATTAAGCTTTCGGGAGGCCATTCGCCTCTTGTTCGACGAGAGCCAACGAACACCACATCCCCGTTTGAGTCTCTCGCTACTACCCTCAAGCCAATCCAACCTTGAGCACTTAGAGAAGCGTCGCAATTTACCTTGACAATGCCATCAGGGGGCGGCTTCCAAACTCGAGAGCTGCGACCAGTCGGGACCTGAGCAGTCTCATTGTGGCTTGCAGTGTACTTTCCATGATTTTCGACTAGTCTTAAGACCGTATCTCGGACCAGCAAAGAAGATGGAACCTTCTCATTTCTCCTCCCCCAAACCCACCATATCAAGGAAGCTCCCTTGCGTCTTTTCTGTTCGTCGAGCCCCTGCCAGCGCAATAACAATTCTTTAAAATCTTCCTCTTCGTTCGTGCAGACAAGTTCAGCACTATCACTTTCTTGCCATAAATCAATGGCAGTTGGGCACAAGAAGAGAGCATGATTGATTGTTTCCGTTTTATCATTGCACCATGGGCATCGATCGTTGTCAATCATGTGGCGGCGTTTCAGGAGCGAGTAGCTAGTGTACATGTGCCCATCCTCCATAGGAGGTAGCGCACTTTAGGAATCGTCTTAAACATCCAAATATTGACCCAGGCGTCGTGGTAAATGTCGAAGTTGCAGGACTTTTCTAGCATATAGGCGGTTTTAATCGAATACAGGCCATTGTTGGAGTAAGCCCACGTTAACCAGTCGTCAAGTGCTCCACAACTTATGGGAATTGTCATTATGCACTTGACTTTCTCTCTCATTGAAGTTGGCAGATAAGAACTCAAAATCCCACTCATTCAAGTCATGGTTGATGAGGTCACTTACATAAGTCACCGTCGAGCTCTTTGGTGATAGCACAAAACGACCGAGATCATCTGTTAGCCATGGTTATCATACACATTAATCATGGTTCCGTTACCCACTCACCAAATTAGTCCCTCCTTAACAAGGGCCTTGGAGCCCCAAATACTTCTCCACGAATAACTTCCATTGAGCCCCAAAGAGGCACCCAAGAAATCGCCATTTGGAAAATGTCTCCCTTTCATTACTCGCCCGTAAAGAGAGTCTAGATTAGAAATTAGTCGTCGTGCTTGTTTCCCGAGTAGGGCCTCATGACAAACAACCATGTCTCAAAAGCCCAAGCCACCCAGACACTTTGGAGTGCACATTAAATCCCAGTTGTTTTGCCAATGAACTTTTCTATGTGAGTCTGAGCTTCCCCACCAAAATTTTCCCGTCATCGACCGAATATGATCTATTATTCCATAAGGGATCTTGTAGACCCCCATAACATATGTTGGGATTAATTGCTTGGATAACCAATTTAGTAAGCACCCCCTTTCCGGCTGTCGATAACAATTTCTCTTTCCCCCCTGTAATTTATTCCGGATACGATAATTCAAAGCGGTAAAGACAGAATTTTTCGATCTCCCAATGATGGTAGGGATACCAAGATATTTCTCGTGAACCAGGATTAGTCTCATTTTCATCAATTCAATCAACTCCCCCTGTTTTGACACACAAACACCTTTGCTAAAAGAGACCTCTGATTTTTCGTAGTTAATTTTTTGACCAGAAGCTGCTTCGTAAATGTTGAGAATTTCAACTATCTTAGAGCATTCATTTCGGTTGACTCTAGCAAAAAGCAAATTGTCATATGCAAAAAAGATGTAACTTTCGGCCCATTGCACCCGCACCATGTATACGTTTGTCCTCTGAGGCCTTTCGAATTAGCCCCGAAAAAGCATCTGCAATCATAATAAACAAATATGGTAACAAAGGGTCACCTTGCCTCAAGCCACGCAAAGGAACAACAGAGCCACGGACGCTCCCGTTAATAATGATGAGTACGACACAGTAGATACGCACCCCATAACCACTTTCACCCAACTGGAAGCAAACCCAAGTTTTATGAGTAGTTTTTCCAAGAACACCCATTCAACCCTATCGTACGTCTTGCTCATATCCAACTTCATGGCAATTGTCCCCTTACGGCATTTACTCCTTTTCTTCATTGTATGAAAAAGCTCCATGGCAATAAGAGCATTATATGTAAACAACCTTCCCGGAACAAACACTTTGGTTTTCAGAAATAATCCGAGGAAGTATGGACTTCAACCGCATAATCATAGCATTCGAAACAATCTTATAGAACACATTACACAAAGCTATCTGTAGAAATTCTGCTACTGACTTTGGGGATTTCACTTTGGGGATCAAAGCAATActagtattattattaattgATTTCGGGGAGCAATTACCATTTAAAATACTACACCCGCACCTTTAAACATCGTCACCCACAATGTGCCAAATTTTCTGATAGAAGATGGCGTGAACTCCATCAGGCCCTAGAGCTTTGCAGGGGTGCATTTCAAAAATAGGCGCATATATTTCCGCCTTGTCAAATTGCCTCAAAAGAGCCTCATTTTCACTTGGTGAACCACTGTTTGCACCGCGTTGGCAAAGTACTTTGTTGCAAGTAGCAGATGACGACCCCGTAGATGCAAACATACCATCATAATAATCTTGAATTATCCCCTCAATCACTTCCTCCTTAGTCTACCATGCCCCATTTGAGTCAAAGAGCCCCTTTATTTCATTACATCGTCGTCGTCGAGAGGCCTTATGATGGAAGTATTTTGTATTGCGGTCATCATCCTTGATTTACTCGGGAATGAAGATAAACA
This genomic stretch from Spinacia oleracea cultivar Varoflay chromosome 3, BTI_SOV_V1, whole genome shotgun sequence harbors:
- the LOC130469595 gene encoding uncharacterized protein, producing MEDGHMYTSYSLLKRRHMIDNDRCPWCNDKTETINHALFLCPTAIDLWQESDSAELVCTNEEEDFKELLLRWQGLDEQKRRKGASLIWWVWGRRNEKVPSSLLVRDTVLRLVENHGKYTASHNETAQVPTGRSSRVWKPPPDGIVKVNCDASLSAQGWIGLRVVARDSNGDVVFVGSRRTRGEWPPESLMQECVACGNCQGVISRLTKMTTYFSDLDSILEDVLFFGSSFDDVSWSHVKRDGNVVVHHLARLVSFGFDQVWEHHCPSEVFPYVLMDTLSID